A window of Polaribacter litorisediminis contains these coding sequences:
- the gldM gene encoding gliding motility protein GldM: protein MAGGKMSARQKMINLMYLVFIAMLAMNMSKEVLSAFGFMNEKIETNNVSTTEKNNNAYNNLATKAKEQAAKFGELNKKANVIKKYSSEFYSYIGELKTKMTTDVENKTDYESMDKTDFLDTYFFKGDKYTPEGDEFLAKINSYRTNVSATLGAGNKFESVLNDRFNTEDAINKDGKTVPWLKYRYEGFPLIASLTNLTQMQADIKNTEADIVTDLLGGKLEESLSLSNYQGIVRLDKSAYFAGEKVTGQVVLGRYDQTLVPNKVVLNGRDVTNTVKSGQVIIDMPAGSVGEKDIKGTIFFTEKGVEIPVKFESKYSVIAEPNSAVVAASKMNVVYRGIDNPISVSLPGVSANNLKVSATGGALSGSGESYMLRPGKADIAEINVSAKLSSGKIVNSKSPFRVKDIPPAQGSFRGQYDVVKLPKAALANSPVGAGMQDFMFDLKLQVTGFKIKVPNQFAVEVKGSSLDAAAKKALNKAKRGDNITIFDIKATVVGSNYQLKKVSAVTIEITN from the coding sequence ATGGCAGGAGGAAAAATGTCTGCAAGACAAAAGATGATTAACTTAATGTACCTTGTTTTTATTGCAATGTTAGCAATGAACATGAGTAAAGAAGTGCTATCAGCTTTTGGCTTCATGAACGAAAAAATAGAAACTAATAATGTTTCTACTACAGAAAAGAATAATAATGCCTATAACAATTTAGCAACCAAAGCAAAAGAGCAAGCGGCAAAGTTTGGCGAGCTAAATAAAAAAGCGAATGTTATAAAGAAATATTCATCTGAGTTTTATTCCTATATAGGTGAATTAAAAACAAAGATGACTACAGATGTTGAAAATAAAACCGATTATGAATCTATGGATAAAACAGATTTCTTAGATACATATTTCTTTAAAGGTGATAAATATACTCCAGAAGGTGATGAGTTTTTAGCGAAAATTAATTCGTACAGAACAAATGTATCTGCTACTTTAGGCGCAGGAAATAAGTTTGAATCTGTTTTAAATGATAGATTTAATACCGAAGATGCCATAAATAAAGATGGTAAAACTGTGCCTTGGTTAAAATATAGATATGAGGGTTTTCCTTTGATAGCATCATTAACGAATTTAACACAAATGCAGGCTGATATTAAAAATACAGAAGCAGATATCGTAACAGACTTGTTAGGTGGTAAATTAGAAGAATCTTTATCTTTAAGCAACTATCAAGGTATTGTACGTTTAGATAAATCAGCTTATTTTGCTGGGGAAAAGGTAACAGGTCAAGTGGTTCTTGGACGATATGATCAAACTTTAGTGCCTAACAAGGTCGTTCTAAACGGAAGGGATGTAACGAATACCGTAAAATCTGGTCAGGTAATTATAGACATGCCAGCGGGTAGTGTTGGTGAAAAAGATATTAAAGGTACAATCTTTTTTACTGAAAAGGGAGTAGAGATTCCAGTTAAATTTGAAAGTAAATATTCTGTAATTGCAGAACCAAACTCTGCTGTTGTTGCGGCATCAAAAATGAACGTGGTATACCGAGGTATAGATAATCCAATTTCAGTATCATTGCCAGGAGTTAGTGCTAATAATTTAAAAGTTAGTGCAACTGGAGGTGCTTTATCAGGTTCTGGCGAATCTTATATGTTAAGACCGGGGAAAGCTGACATCGCAGAGATTAATGTAAGTGCAAAATTAAGTAGTGGTAAAATTGTGAATTCTAAAAGTCCTTTTAGAGTAAAAGATATACCACCAGCACAAGGTTCCTTTCGTGGTCAATACGATGTAGTAAAATTACCAAAGGCAGCGTTAGCAAACTCTCCTGTAGGAGCAGGTATGCAAGACTTTATGTTCGATTTGAAATTACAAGTAACCGGCTTTAAAATAAAAGTGCCTAATCAATTTGCTGTTGAAGTTAAAGGATCATCACTAGACGCAGCAGCCAAAAAGGCACTAAATAAAGCTAAAAGAGGGGATAACATCACTATTTTTGATATCAAGGCCACTGTTGTTGGTAGCAACTATCAGCTGAAAAAGGTATCGGCAGTTACTATAGAAATAACTAATTAG
- the gldK gene encoding gliding motility lipoprotein GldK, whose product MKKAAIFALLMTLFYSCGSNDRGELVGVKSKKQWFSEKPYGMTLIPGGSFTMGKQDQDILGNMNSPTKTVTVRPYFMDETEITNNEYKEFVFWVRDSVVRNRLAKQAEFSSLGEGTAETNGKNRTSGIQNYAFKASDTVKASAYQKYMYDNYYSFDTIQPLNWDEEIIWKKEDFPDVDYVEVMDSLFISKEDAVDGLRTFNTKFLNYSYSWFDRDNAARKGGNRKDFVQTEVLNIYPDTTVWVRDFNYSYNDPMHQDYFQHQSYGDYPVVGVTWGQATAFCNWRTKKKNTFLSRKKKGVMRVPDFRLPTEAEWEYAARGGLEFATYPWGSGGTTSDRGCFLANFKPVRGNYSVDGALYTMEAKSFNANDYGLYNMAGNVSEWTNTAYNLSSYYMASTMNPNVEDRRNKRKIIRGGSWKDVAYFLEVGSRDYEYADTARSYIGFRTVQNYVGTANN is encoded by the coding sequence ATGAAAAAAGCAGCAATTTTTGCACTTTTAATGACCTTATTTTACAGTTGTGGTTCTAATGATAGAGGTGAATTAGTAGGTGTAAAGTCTAAAAAACAATGGTTTTCAGAAAAACCTTATGGTATGACTTTAATTCCAGGTGGCTCTTTTACAATGGGTAAACAGGATCAAGACATTTTGGGTAATATGAATTCACCAACCAAAACAGTAACTGTTAGACCTTACTTTATGGATGAAACAGAAATTACAAACAACGAATATAAAGAGTTTGTTTTTTGGGTTAGAGATTCTGTGGTAAGAAATAGATTAGCGAAGCAGGCAGAATTTTCGTCTTTAGGAGAAGGAACTGCAGAAACTAATGGAAAAAATCGAACTTCTGGAATTCAGAATTACGCATTTAAGGCATCAGATACAGTTAAAGCAAGTGCATATCAAAAATATATGTATGATAACTACTATAGTTTCGATACGATTCAACCTTTAAACTGGGATGAAGAGATTATTTGGAAAAAGGAAGATTTCCCGGACGTAGATTATGTAGAAGTTATGGACTCTTTATTTATAAGTAAGGAAGATGCTGTAGATGGACTCAGAACATTTAATACAAAGTTTTTAAATTATTCGTATTCTTGGTTTGATAGAGATAATGCAGCTAGAAAAGGTGGGAATAGAAAAGATTTTGTGCAAACAGAAGTTTTAAATATCTATCCAGATACTACCGTATGGGTAAGAGATTTTAATTATTCTTATAACGATCCTATGCACCAAGATTATTTTCAACATCAATCTTATGGAGATTATCCAGTTGTTGGGGTTACTTGGGGACAAGCAACTGCTTTTTGTAATTGGAGAACAAAAAAGAAAAATACTTTTTTAAGTAGAAAGAAAAAAGGAGTAATGCGCGTACCAGATTTTAGATTACCTACAGAAGCTGAATGGGAATATGCTGCTAGAGGTGGTTTAGAGTTTGCAACATATCCATGGGGATCGGGTGGTACAACAAGCGATCGTGGATGTTTTTTAGCGAACTTTAAACCAGTAAGGGGTAATTATTCAGTAGATGGGGCTTTATACACCATGGAAGCCAAGTCTTTTAATGCCAATGATTACGGTTTGTATAATATGGCGGGTAATGTTTCTGAATGGACAAATACGGCATATAATTTATCTTCATACTATATGGCATCAACAATGAATCCGAATGTAGAAGATAGAAGGAATAAAAGAAAAATAATTAGAGGAGGATCATGGAAAGATGTTGCATATTTTTTAGAAGTAGGTTCTAGAGATTATGAATATGCAGATACGGCAAGAAGTTACATTGGTTTTAGAACAGTTCAAAACTATGTGGGCACAGCAAATAATTAG
- a CDS encoding formimidoylglutamase, with amino-acid sequence MNQDFLSPVKEAALADLLFHSVHCIGNTIRIHSLEEGFPELTNVKLAIFGVEEDRNSENNAGCGDNLYFIRRKLYELFPGKWQTEIADLGNVLKGDTVADTYFAVSEIITDLLKQNIIPIIIGGGQDITYVNYRAYDSLEQTINITAVDSRFDLGGLEDELTSQSYLSKIIMQKPNNLFNYSNVGYQTYFNAQEEIELFDSLFFDTCRLGKAKDLQIIEPAFRNADLVSIDIGAVRQSEAPANNNASPNGFYGEEICAIARYAGISDKVSSFGIYEYNSRYDNNHQTASLIAQMLWYFIEGVNFRVKDYPFSGKENYQKFTVLLEHDDPLIFYKSNKTGRWWIEINILSDNKYKRHALIPCTYQDYLEATRQIIPERWFKAMQKMM; translated from the coding sequence ATGAATCAAGATTTTTTATCTCCTGTAAAAGAAGCTGCCTTAGCAGATTTATTGTTCCATTCTGTACATTGTATAGGAAATACAATAAGAATTCACTCTCTAGAAGAGGGGTTTCCTGAGTTAACGAATGTTAAATTAGCAATTTTCGGAGTAGAAGAAGATCGTAATTCCGAGAATAATGCGGGTTGTGGAGATAATTTATATTTTATCCGAAGAAAATTATATGAACTTTTTCCTGGAAAATGGCAAACAGAAATTGCCGATTTAGGAAACGTTCTGAAAGGAGATACGGTTGCAGATACATATTTTGCTGTTTCTGAAATCATTACAGATTTATTGAAACAAAATATTATACCTATTATTATTGGGGGCGGTCAAGACATTACCTATGTAAATTATAGGGCATACGATTCGTTAGAGCAGACTATAAATATTACTGCCGTTGATAGTCGTTTTGATTTGGGTGGTTTAGAAGATGAACTAACTTCGCAGTCTTATTTGAGTAAAATAATCATGCAAAAACCCAATAATCTATTTAATTATAGCAATGTTGGTTATCAAACTTATTTTAATGCGCAAGAAGAAATAGAATTGTTTGATTCGCTTTTTTTTGATACTTGCCGATTGGGGAAAGCAAAAGATTTACAAATTATTGAACCCGCTTTTAGAAATGCAGATCTTGTTTCTATAGATATCGGTGCAGTGCGCCAAAGTGAGGCTCCAGCGAACAACAATGCTTCTCCAAATGGTTTTTATGGCGAAGAGATTTGTGCTATTGCAAGATATGCAGGAATTAGCGATAAAGTTTCTTCCTTCGGAATTTACGAGTATAATTCCCGGTACGATAACAACCATCAAACAGCTAGCTTAATAGCGCAGATGCTTTGGTATTTTATTGAAGGTGTAAATTTTAGGGTAAAAGACTATCCGTTTTCAGGGAAAGAGAATTATCAAAAATTTACAGTTCTATTAGAGCATGATGATCCTTTAATTTTCTATAAGAGCAACAAAACAGGTAGATGGTGGATAGAGATAAATATTTTATCAGATAATAAATATAAAAGGCATGCGTTAATACCATGTACATACCAAGATTATTTGGAGGCAACGAGACAAATTATCCCAGAAAGATGGTTTAAAGCGATGCAAAAAATGATGTAA
- the gldN gene encoding gliding motility protein GldN has translation MIKNYFNFFLLLLFSGFINAQTNILNAKKVAQIGQENEQQLDSDNDGPIPYGYVDDRDVMWSKVVWEKIDLNQKINLPFYFPTDTSNVSSDRRSLFDVLVKGIRQGKITEVYDDTFFITKFTSELIEERLKFVREDEFGSIPYNIGAADIKAYLLKGMWYFDKRQGEMKYRLLGIAPLGRDVKTLGSDAESDEYLPIFWVFYPSARDVLHESKVFNPMNNSNPISYDHLLNARRFSSVITREENIYGNREISKYVRGNSLFQLLEADKIKEDIRNREIDMWNY, from the coding sequence ATGATTAAAAACTATTTTAATTTTTTTTTACTTTTATTGTTTTCAGGCTTTATAAATGCCCAAACTAATATTTTAAATGCAAAAAAAGTAGCACAAATAGGTCAAGAAAATGAACAACAATTGGATTCAGATAATGACGGACCTATACCTTACGGTTATGTAGATGATAGAGATGTGATGTGGTCTAAAGTTGTGTGGGAAAAGATAGATTTAAATCAAAAAATAAATTTACCATTTTATTTCCCTACAGATACTAGTAATGTGTCATCCGATAGAAGATCTTTATTTGATGTTTTAGTGAAAGGTATTAGGCAAGGAAAAATAACAGAAGTTTATGACGACACTTTTTTTATAACTAAGTTTACTAGCGAGTTAATCGAAGAACGTTTAAAATTTGTAAGAGAGGATGAGTTTGGATCTATTCCATACAATATTGGAGCTGCTGATATTAAGGCCTATTTGTTAAAAGGAATGTGGTATTTTGATAAGCGCCAAGGAGAGATGAAGTATCGATTATTAGGAATAGCACCTCTAGGAAGAGATGTGAAAACTCTGGGTTCAGATGCTGAATCTGATGAATACTTGCCTATATTTTGGGTTTTTTATCCTTCTGCTAGAGATGTTTTACACGAATCAAAGGTGTTTAATCCGATGAATAACTCTAATCCTATTTCTTACGATCATTTATTAAATGCCCGTAGATTTAGTTCTGTAATTACCAGAGAAGAAAACATTTATGGTAACAGAGAAATTAGTAAATATGTTCGTGGTAATTCTTTATTTCAGCTTTTAGAAGCCGATAAAATAAAAGAAGATATTAGAAATAGAGAAATTGATATGTGGAACTATTAA
- the gldL gene encoding gliding motility protein GldL: MAQSRAYKKTMNFVYGMGAAVVIVGALFKIQHFSIGIITGGVMLTIGLVVEALVFAISAFDAPEEELDWSKVYPELDNSGEFKQERKLGAEGMLSQKLDNLLQEAKIDSALMEGLGTSMKNFQGAAEGLSAASESISSTNKYNEQVSLAAVQMESLNGLYKVQLESTNKQTELNNSVVENTERLKDQMESLAKNLSSLNGVYGNMLSAMSSK; encoded by the coding sequence ATGGCACAATCAAGAGCGTACAAAAAAACAATGAATTTCGTATACGGAATGGGAGCGGCAGTAGTAATCGTCGGAGCCTTATTCAAAATTCAACACTTTTCTATTGGAATTATAACAGGTGGAGTAATGCTAACAATCGGGTTGGTTGTAGAAGCATTGGTTTTTGCAATATCTGCTTTCGATGCCCCAGAAGAAGAATTAGACTGGTCTAAAGTATATCCAGAATTAGATAATAGTGGTGAGTTTAAACAAGAAAGAAAATTAGGTGCTGAAGGGATGTTATCTCAGAAATTAGATAATTTACTACAAGAAGCTAAAATTGATTCTGCCTTAATGGAAGGCTTAGGGACAAGTATGAAAAACTTTCAAGGAGCTGCAGAAGGTTTATCTGCTGCATCAGAATCTATTTCTTCAACGAATAAATACAATGAACAAGTTTCATTAGCAGCGGTGCAGATGGAATCTCTTAACGGTTTGTATAAAGTGCAATTAGAAAGTACAAACAAACAAACGGAATTAAACAATTCTGTTGTAGAAAATACGGAAAGACTTAAAGACCAAATGGAATCATTAGCAAAAAACTTGTCTTCTTTAAACGGAGTGTATGGTAATATGCTATCTGCAATGTCTAGCAAATAA
- a CDS encoding DUF983 domain-containing protein — protein MFKKGTKLYSILNGKCPRCHQGDFFTNTFTFNPSKVTKIHNNCSKCNLKYMLEPSFFYGAMYINYGITVAISIIVFVITKLGFELNLLESFLSVLAALLVLAPVNLRLARIIWINMFISYDEKASTTKNV, from the coding sequence ATGTTTAAAAAGGGCACAAAATTATACAGTATTTTAAATGGAAAATGTCCTAGATGTCATCAAGGCGATTTTTTCACGAACACCTTTACTTTTAATCCTTCAAAAGTTACTAAAATACACAATAATTGCTCAAAATGCAATTTAAAATATATGCTAGAACCTTCCTTTTTTTATGGTGCCATGTATATAAATTACGGCATTACAGTAGCAATTTCTATTATCGTTTTTGTAATTACTAAATTAGGATTTGAATTAAATTTATTAGAATCTTTTTTAAGTGTTTTAGCGGCTCTTCTTGTTTTGGCTCCTGTCAATTTAAGATTGGCAAGAATTATATGGATTAATATGTTTATTTCTTATGATGAAAAAGCATCAACTACAAAAAACGTTTAA
- the topA gene encoding type I DNA topoisomerase gives MAKNLVIVESPAKAKTIEKFLGKDFQVESSYGHIADLPSKELGIDVEGDFSPKYIVSDDKKAIVKKLKTLAKKAKTVWLASDEDREGEAIAWHLKEQLALKEENTKRIVFHEITKKAILKAVENPRDIDYNMVNAQQARRVLDRLVGYELSPVLWRKVKGGLSAGRVQSVAVRLIVEKERSIQEFKADTHYKVVAEFSNNEGKTFKATIPKNFESKKSAENFLKSCAKANFKIADLTKKPAKKSPAAPFTTSTLQQEASRKLGFPVGKTMQVAQRLYEAGLITYMRTDSVNLSVDARDAAEEEISNYYGKEYSKQRIFKSKAKGAQEAHEAIRPTNMKMHSINTEYDQNRLYDLIWKRTLASQMSDAQLERTNIKIENSENSKIFTANGEMIKFEGFLKVYLEGNDNEDEEQAGMLPNLKVNENLDYTFINATQRFTSPPYRFTEASLVKQLEELGIGRPSTYAPTISTVQRRGYVEKGQNEGVERAYEQMILSNGLIKSQTLSEKTGSDKNKLIPTDIGNIVNDFLVANFSNILDFNFTAKVESSFDDISEGDENWIEMIRSFYTNFHNNVEDVKENAERESGERILGKHPDSGKTVLVRLGKFGPIAQIGAPEDEEKIFASLNKDQHLGMITLEEALELFLLPKTLGSYEGEEVIVSNGRFGPYIRFGTMFVSLDKGENPMEVDLPRAKELIVAKQKADAPIYYYEDMPVQKGVGRFGPFIKWNSMFINVNKKYDFENLSDEDIIELIEAKKQKEIEKVIHNWEDEGIRVEKARWGRFNVIKGKIKIELPKTTEIEKLSKEEAIKMIEAKTPKKKVAKKKTATKKKTIPKKKTAVSRTVKKK, from the coding sequence ATGGCAAAGAATTTAGTAATTGTAGAGTCACCAGCAAAGGCAAAAACCATCGAGAAGTTTCTTGGAAAAGATTTTCAAGTAGAATCTAGTTATGGTCATATTGCAGATTTACCCTCAAAGGAATTAGGTATTGATGTAGAGGGAGATTTTAGTCCTAAATATATAGTTTCTGATGATAAAAAAGCGATCGTAAAAAAATTAAAAACATTAGCAAAGAAAGCAAAAACGGTTTGGTTAGCGAGTGATGAGGATCGAGAAGGAGAAGCTATTGCATGGCATTTAAAAGAGCAATTAGCGTTAAAAGAAGAAAATACAAAACGTATTGTTTTTCATGAAATAACGAAGAAAGCTATTTTAAAGGCAGTCGAAAATCCGAGAGATATCGATTATAATATGGTAAATGCACAACAAGCACGTAGGGTTTTAGACAGACTTGTTGGGTACGAGTTGTCGCCTGTTTTATGGCGAAAAGTAAAAGGAGGCTTGTCTGCAGGTAGAGTGCAATCTGTTGCTGTGCGCTTAATTGTAGAAAAAGAAAGAAGTATTCAAGAATTTAAGGCAGATACACATTATAAGGTAGTTGCTGAATTCTCTAATAATGAAGGAAAAACTTTTAAAGCGACGATTCCAAAGAATTTTGAATCTAAAAAATCTGCAGAAAATTTCTTAAAATCATGCGCAAAAGCTAATTTTAAAATTGCTGATTTAACAAAGAAGCCAGCAAAAAAATCACCAGCTGCGCCTTTTACAACGTCAACATTACAACAAGAGGCTTCAAGAAAATTAGGCTTCCCAGTAGGAAAAACCATGCAAGTTGCACAACGATTGTATGAGGCAGGTTTAATTACTTATATGAGAACAGATAGTGTAAATTTATCCGTAGATGCAAGAGATGCAGCAGAAGAAGAAATAAGTAATTATTACGGCAAAGAATATAGCAAACAACGTATTTTTAAGTCGAAAGCAAAAGGGGCACAAGAGGCACACGAAGCAATTAGACCAACCAATATGAAAATGCACTCCATTAATACGGAATACGATCAAAATAGATTGTATGATTTAATTTGGAAAAGAACCTTGGCTTCTCAAATGAGTGATGCCCAATTAGAAAGAACCAATATTAAAATTGAGAATTCAGAGAATTCTAAAATTTTTACTGCGAATGGTGAAATGATTAAGTTTGAAGGTTTTTTAAAAGTCTATTTAGAAGGGAATGACAATGAGGATGAAGAGCAAGCAGGCATGTTGCCAAATTTAAAGGTAAATGAAAATTTAGACTATACTTTTATCAACGCAACACAACGTTTTACAAGTCCGCCATATAGATTTACAGAAGCCTCTTTGGTAAAACAATTAGAAGAATTAGGAATTGGACGCCCGTCTACCTACGCACCAACAATTTCTACGGTGCAAAGAAGAGGGTATGTAGAAAAAGGCCAAAACGAAGGTGTTGAAAGAGCTTATGAACAAATGATTTTGTCTAACGGATTGATTAAAAGTCAGACGTTGTCAGAGAAAACGGGTTCCGATAAAAATAAATTAATTCCTACGGATATTGGGAATATTGTGAATGACTTCTTAGTGGCTAATTTTTCTAATATTTTAGATTTTAATTTTACAGCAAAAGTAGAATCTTCTTTTGATGATATTTCTGAAGGTGATGAAAATTGGATAGAAATGATCAGATCTTTTTATACTAATTTTCATAATAATGTAGAAGATGTTAAAGAAAATGCAGAAAGAGAATCGGGAGAAAGAATTTTAGGAAAACATCCAGATTCAGGAAAAACAGTTTTAGTTCGTTTAGGGAAGTTTGGACCTATTGCGCAAATAGGGGCTCCAGAAGATGAAGAAAAGATATTTGCAAGTTTAAACAAGGATCAACATTTAGGAATGATTACTTTAGAGGAGGCTTTAGAGTTGTTTTTGCTGCCAAAAACTTTAGGGTCTTATGAAGGAGAAGAAGTGATTGTTTCCAACGGTCGTTTTGGTCCTTACATCCGATTTGGAACCATGTTCGTTTCTTTGGATAAAGGAGAAAACCCAATGGAAGTTGATTTGCCAAGAGCAAAAGAATTAATTGTTGCCAAACAAAAAGCGGACGCACCTATTTATTATTATGAAGATATGCCTGTGCAAAAAGGAGTTGGTCGTTTTGGTCCTTTTATCAAATGGAATTCTATGTTTATCAACGTAAACAAAAAGTATGATTTTGAGAATCTTTCTGATGAGGATATCATTGAGTTAATAGAGGCTAAGAAACAAAAAGAAATAGAGAAGGTTATTCATAATTGGGAAGATGAGGGCATTCGTGTAGAAAAAGCAAGATGGGGTAGGTTTAATGTAATTAAAGGTAAAATTAAAATTGAATTACCTAAAACTACAGAAATTGAAAAACTTTCAAAGGAGGAAGCTATTAAGATGATTGAAGCCAAAACTCCTAAGAAAAAAGTAGCTAAAAAGAAGACCGCAACAAAAAAGAAAACGATACCAAAAAAGAAAACTGCAGTTAGTAGAACTGTAAAAAAGAAATAA
- a CDS encoding NAD(P)/FAD-dependent oxidoreductase: MKVDYIIVGLGLAGLAFAEELLVAKKTFVVFENNSQTSSLVAGGVYNPVILKRFSPVWNAKEQLAVALPFYERLEKKLKLKFDEKFVIKKVFKSIEDQNNWFSAFDKPKVAPFLDATLDKQKYPGILEAYHYGNVKEGGRIDTLLLIKTYRDYLKDHNLIRFEKFNYSEIAFENNLIQYQDLEANKIVFSEGFGVKENPYFKHLPLDEVKGETITIYAPKLKIDFLLKSTVFVMPLGGEMYKVGATFNHKDKTSNPSDEGKQELVEKLKKVIDVPYKIIAQAAGIRPAVKDRRPLVGIHKTHKNLAVLNGLGTRGVMIAPTLAKELFHHIENNGNLDPETDIKRFL, encoded by the coding sequence ATGAAAGTTGATTATATTATTGTTGGTTTAGGGTTGGCAGGTTTGGCATTTGCCGAGGAATTATTAGTAGCAAAGAAAACTTTTGTAGTTTTTGAAAATAACTCTCAAACTTCTTCATTGGTGGCAGGAGGTGTTTACAATCCTGTTATATTAAAGCGATTTTCACCCGTATGGAATGCAAAAGAGCAGTTGGCAGTAGCACTTCCTTTTTATGAAAGATTAGAAAAAAAATTGAAATTAAAGTTTGATGAAAAATTTGTCATTAAAAAAGTATTTAAATCAATAGAAGATCAAAATAATTGGTTTTCTGCCTTCGACAAACCAAAAGTAGCACCATTTTTAGATGCTACTTTAGATAAACAGAAGTATCCTGGTATTTTAGAAGCGTATCACTATGGCAATGTAAAGGAAGGGGGGAGAATAGATACGCTGCTTTTAATAAAAACGTATAGAGACTATTTAAAAGATCATAATTTAATTCGGTTTGAGAAATTTAACTATTCAGAAATTGCCTTTGAAAATAATTTAATTCAATATCAAGATTTAGAGGCCAATAAAATTGTATTTTCGGAAGGATTCGGTGTCAAAGAGAATCCTTATTTTAAACATTTACCATTAGACGAAGTGAAAGGGGAAACCATAACGATCTATGCTCCAAAGTTAAAAATTGATTTTCTTTTAAAGTCAACGGTATTTGTGATGCCATTAGGAGGGGAGATGTATAAAGTGGGTGCAACTTTTAATCACAAGGATAAAACCTCAAATCCTTCTGACGAAGGAAAACAAGAATTAGTAGAAAAGTTAAAAAAGGTAATTGATGTCCCTTATAAAATTATAGCACAAGCTGCAGGGATAAGACCTGCCGTAAAAGACCGAAGACCTTTAGTAGGGATTCATAAAACACATAAAAATTTAGCAGTTTTAAACGGTTTAGGAACCCGCGGAGTTATGATTGCGCCAACTTTGGCAAAAGAATTGTTTCATCATATAGAAAATAATGGAAATTTAGATCCAGAAACAGATATTAAACGTTTTTTGTAG